The nucleotide window TAAAACCGACTCTTAGTCCTACACATATCACACATCATATTTGGCTCCTTTTATATAATACACACTAAATAGGTGAATATTTAAAATTAAAAAAAATATAAGTGGTTAAATTCCTAAACCACCTATAAATTCTTCTTTGTAAACATCTTCTTTTGAAATAGGTTCTTGCAATAAACAAGAAGCTATTGTTGTTTTATCTAAAATCTGAGCTGTTAAATTTCTAATATTTAAAAATATTCTTCTAAAATAACACTTGCTTTCTTGAGAACAAGGCTCATAACTAGAAACAGATACACAAGAAATCATAGCTATCATTCCCTCAAAATAACGAATAACTTCACCTAAAGTTATCTCATTTGAAGCTTTTGCTAAAATATATCCACCATAACGACCAGGAATACTTTTTACCCAACCTGCTCTATTCATTTCAAGCATAATATTTTCTAAAAACCTTCTTGGTACATCCACTGATTCTGATAATTCTCTAATTGAAATCGAACTATTTTTTTGCTCAGCAATTGCAAATAAAGCTCTTAAAGCATAATCTGTTTTTTTTGATATTTTCATTTATCACCTACTAAATTGGTGAAATTATATTTTATTTTTTTTAACTTGTCAATACTTTTAAAATAAAATTGAAAAATTAGCTAGTTTTCTAGCCAATTTTTGCAATTCTAAATGCAACAGCATGTTCAAAAATAAGTGAATTACTATAAAAACATGTAATCATTCCATTACAAGGTGCTAAAAATTGGTGTATTACATTTCCTTCTAAAGAATGTACTATTTCACCAATTACTTGGTCTTTTGAGACATAATTTCCTGGTGATTCTTTTGAAATAAAAATTCCACTTTTAGCAGATTTTACAACACTTATTGTATTTCTATCCATAACTGTTGATTCATATCCATTAAAAATATGATAATTTATGATTTTACTTTTATCCATAAATCTGATAATTGCTTGATTTATTTGATTTGCAACTTTTTTATCTACTTGATTATCACTAGGACACATAATTGAAAATGCTTTAGTTCCCCAAAGTTGCCAGTTATATTGTAAAGTTACAGTATCTATTGATTTCATTGTTCTATGATGAATTAGTTTAAAACCAAATTTCTTTGCTGCAAGTAAATCTTCATATCCACTTTTATAAAGTTTTATATAAGGCAAACAAGTTGCTGGATCTGGACGTCGCTCAAGTATAACTCCAAAATCATAACCATTTAAAACATCAAATACTTTTTTTGCAATTCTTTGAGTTGTTTCACCTAATTCATATCCAGGGAACATCATATTTAAATCTGTGTTATCTAAAGGCCAAAATCTTTTTCCAATATTTAATGCATAATGATTTATTGAAGGAATAATTAAAACATCACCTTTTAATTTTTCTTGTTCAAGTTTATTTTTAAAAAAATCAACTAAAGTAGAAGCACAATATAAAGGTAATATCGAATCTCCTTCCATTGCACCAACTATTGCAATTTTAGGAGCATTTGGATTTGTTCCTTTAAATAAATAACCTTCAACAACCAAAGGTTCACGACTAAGAGATTCTATTCTTAATATTTCAATTTTTTCCACTATTTTCTCCAAAAATTCTAGCTATTAAAGAACCTTCATAAACAACTGGATATTCTCTTAAAGTAAATAAAATACCATTATTTGGAGCTGTTAGTGTAGTTAAAATAGTTCCTGTTAAAGGGTCTACAATATCACCAATTTTATCTCCTTCTTTTATAATTGCACAATGATCAAGAGCAGGAACAAATAAACCACTTTTTGCAGCATTTAGATAAAAAACATCACCAATTTCTGAACTAAAAGGTTCTCTTACTGAAAATTCTTCATCACATTCGATAATGCCCTCTTTTTTCAT belongs to Arcobacter defluvii and includes:
- a CDS encoding RrF2 family transcriptional regulator, giving the protein MKISKKTDYALRALFAIAEQKNSSISIRELSESVDVPRRFLENIMLEMNRAGWVKSIPGRYGGYILAKASNEITLGEVIRYFEGMIAMISCVSVSSYEPCSQESKCYFRRIFLNIRNLTAQILDKTTIASCLLQEPISKEDVYKEEFIGGLGI
- a CDS encoding M14 family metallopeptidase, producing the protein MEKIEILRIESLSREPLVVEGYLFKGTNPNAPKIAIVGAMEGDSILPLYCASTLVDFFKNKLEQEKLKGDVLIIPSINHYALNIGKRFWPLDNTDLNMMFPGYELGETTQRIAKKVFDVLNGYDFGVILERRPDPATCLPYIKLYKSGYEDLLAAKKFGFKLIHHRTMKSIDTVTLQYNWQLWGTKAFSIMCPSDNQVDKKVANQINQAIIRFMDKSKIINYHIFNGYESTVMDRNTISVVKSAKSGIFISKESPGNYVSKDQVIGEIVHSLEGNVIHQFLAPCNGMITCFYSNSLIFEHAVAFRIAKIG